The sequence GGAGCATGACGACCTTGAGCTGGCGCATGGTGAGGTTGGAGTCGAAGAGGGGGGAGGGGGGGCGGTCTTGGGCGAAGAGTCGTCCCAGGTCGCGTTGGAGTTCGCCGATCCGGCGGATCAGTCGGTCGCGTTCGTCGTTCACACTCACCTCTCGCTTCCTGAGAAGGTTATCAGGAAAGCAAGGCGGCGTTAAATATTCGTATAAGGCGAAGTGTTAGTGTGGGCAAAACTTATTGTGCCGTCCCCCTAGGAGTCCGCCCCCATGACCGCCTTGGCCAGGTTGAGCCTTGCCAACCGCAGCCTCGTCATAATGATCGCGGTCGTGTTGAGCGCGTTCGGCGCCTTCGCGATCCCGTCGCTGAAACAACAGCTTCTGCCGTCGCTTTCGTTCCCGGGCGCCTTCGTGGTCGCCCCCTACCTGGGTGCCTCTCCCGAGATCGTGGAGGAGCAGGTCACCAAGCCGATCGAGGACAGCTTCCAGGGCATCGAGGGGGTCACCGAGGTCACCTCCACCTCCCAGGAGGGGATGTCGCAGGTTCAGGTGGCCTTCGAGTACGGCACCGACATCGACGCGGCGGTGGCGAAGATGCAGCAGGCGGTGGCGCGGATCGGCACCCAGCTGCCCGACGGGGTGGACCCGCAGGTCCTGGCCGGCGGCACCGACGACATCCCGGTGCTGGTGTTGGCGGTGGGGACCGGCGGTGACGAGCGGGCCATGGCCGACAAGCTCCAGCGGATCGTGGTGCCGGAGCTCCAGGGCATCGACGGCGTCCGTGAGGCCACGGTGACCGGCGCCCGCGACGAGACCGTGGTGATCACTCCGGATGTCAAGAAGCTCGCCGCGCGCGGGCTGGCGCCGACGGCGGTGACCGATGCGCTGCGCGCCAACGGGCAACCGGTCCCGGCGGGCAGCCTGGTGCAGGACAAGGCGTCGCTGACGGTTCAGGTGGGCAGCCGGATCGCCTCGATCGAGGATCTGAAGAACCTCTATCTGATCCCCGCGGCTCCGGCGCAGGCCCAGCAGGCTCCGGCCCAGGCCCAGGCGCAGCAGGCCGCCCAGCAGGGACGTCAGATGCCGGGGCAGCAGAGTGCGGCCGCGGCCCAGCAGCGGGCCCAGCAGGCGCAGCGCCCCGTGGCAGCGCCCAAGCCGGTGAAGCTGGGCGAGGTGGCCGAGGTCGAGCGTTCGCTGGCCACCAGCACCTCGCTGACGCGCACCAACGGCGAGCCGAGCCTGGGGGTGTCGGTGACGATGACGCCCGACGGCAACGCGGTGGCGATCTCCCATGCGGTCAACGAGAAGAAGGCCGAGCTGGTCCGGGCGATCGGCGATTCGGCGCAGGTGACGGTGGTCTTCGACCAGGCGCCGTATGTGGAGCGCTCGATCGAGGACCTGACCACCGAGGGCCTGCTGGGTCTGGTCTTCGCGGTGCTGGTCATCTTGATCTTCTTGCTGTCGGTGCGTTCGACGCTGGTGACGGCGGTGTCGATCCCGCTGTCGGTGGTCATCGCGCTGATCGCCCTGTGGCTGGGCGACTACTCCCTCAACATGCTCACGCTGGGGGCGCTGACGATCGCGGTCGGGCGGGTGGTGGACGACTCGATCGTGGTTTTGGAGAACATCAAGCGGCACCTGGGCTACGGCGAGGCCAAGCGTGATGCGGTGCTGGCGGGCGTGCGTGAGGTGAGCGGGGCGGTGACGGCCTCGACGCTGACCACGGTGGCGGTGTTCCTGCCGATCGCGGTGGTCGGCGGCATGGTGGGGCAGCTGTTCGCGCCGTTCGCGATCACGGTGACGGTGGCGCTGCTGGCTTCGCTGCTGGTGTCGCTGACGGTGATCCCGGTGCTGGCCTACTGGTTTTTGAAGGCGCCGGTGCTCAGCGCCGAGCAGGCGCGCGTGGTGCGTGAGCAGGCGGAGGCCAAGGAGCTGCGCAGTCCGTTGCAGCGGGCCTACATGCCGGTGTTGCGCTTTGCGACCAAGCGGCGCCTGGTCACCGTCCTGGTCGGCGTCGTGATCTTCGTGGGGACGATGGGCCTGGCCGGCCGGCTGGAGACCAACTTCCTGGACTCCTCGGGGCAGAACACGCTCTCGGTGACGCAGAAGATGCCCGCCGGCACGGACCTGGCCACCACGGATGCGGCGGCCAAGAAGGTGGAGGAGGTGCTGGGCTCCCTGAAGGACGTGGAGGGCTACCAGGTCAACGTGGGTGCCGGCGGCGGGTTCATGGGCGCCACGGGCGGTGGCGGCGATCGCGCCTCCTACTCGGTGACGGTCGCCGAGGGCGCCGACACCGCGGCGCTGGAGAGCGCACTGCGTGATCGGCTGAAGACGCTGGCCGATATCGGCGAGGTCACCGTCGGTGGCGCGCAGGGCGCCCCGGGCGGCGGTTCGACCAACCAGCTTCAGGTGATCGTCCAGGCGCCGGACACCGCGACGTTGCAGAGCGCGGCCGAGGCGGTGCGCGGCGCGATGGCGGGACTTGACGGGCTGCGCGATGTCTCCTCCAACCTGCAGGCCAGCGGCCGGCGCGTGGAGGTCCAGGTGGACCGGCGCAAGGCGGCGGCCAAGGGATTGACCGAGGCGCAGATCGCGCAGGTGGTCGCCCAGCGTTTCCGTGGCGCGCCGCTGGGCCAGATCACCCTGGACGGGCGGGCCAGTGATCTGATCCTGCGCCTCGATGAGGCGCCGGAGGATCTGAAGGCGATCGGTGCGCTGAAGCTGCCGTCGGCCGCCGGCGAGGTCGAGTTGTCGGATGTGGCGAAGGTGGCCAAGGTCGACGGGCCGACGCAGGTGACGCGGATCGACGGTGAGCGCAGCGCGACGGTGTCGGGTACGGCCACCGGCAGCGACCTGGGCAGTGCCACCGCGGCGCTGACGGCGAAGCTGGAGGGGCTGTCGTTGCCGGCGGGGGCGAAGTTCACCATCGGCGGCGTCAGCGCCGACCAGGAGGAGGCGTTCGGCCAGCTGGGTCTGGCGATGCTGGCGGCCATCGCGATCGTCTTCATGATCATGGTGGCGACGTTCCGTAGCTTCGTGCAGCCGCTGGTGCTGCTGGTGTCGGTGCCGTTCGCGGCGACCGGCGCGATCGGCCTGCTGCTGGCCACCGGCACGCCGCTGGGCGTTCCGGCGCTGATCGGCATGCTGATGCTGATCGGCATCGTGGTGACCAACGCCATCGTGCTGATCGACCTGATCAACCAGTACCGGGAGCAGGGGATGGGCGTGGTGGAGGCGGTGATCGAGGGCGGCCGGCGGCGCCTGCGGCCGATCCTGATGACCGCGGTGGCGACGATCTTCGCGTTGATCCCGATGGCGCTGGGCCTGACCGGGTCGGGCGGGTTCATCTCCCAGCCGCTGGCGATCGTGGTGATCGGTGGCCTGCTGTCGTCGACGCTGCTGACGCTGGTGCTGGTGCCGACGCTGTATGTGATGCTGGAGCGGACCAAGGAGCGGTTCGGCCGCGGGCCTCGGCCCGGCAGGCACGAGGCCGAGGTGAAGGTCTACGACGCCGACGAGCTGGCCTCGGCCCGGTAGGCACCCGCTTGGGATGAGGGACGCCGATCGCCGTACGGTGGAGTTCACGCCGTACGGCGATCGGCTGTTTGCCGGGGGTTCCGGGCGCCGGGGCGGCGGTGTTCTCACGCCGCGGCGGGGTGGGGGTGACCCTGTGCGGGCCGTGGTGGCGGCATCGCAATAGACTGACGCAACGTGACTGCCAAGCCGCGTATCCCCAATGTCCTGGCCGCCCGCTATGCCTCGGCGGAGCTGGCCCGTCTGTGGTCTCCCGAGTACAAGGTGGTGGCCGAGCGCCGCCTGTGGCTGGCGGTGCTGGCCGCGCAGGCGGAGCTGGGAGTGTCCGTCGCCCCGCAGGCGGTGGCCGACTACGACAAGGTCGTCGAGCAGGTGGACCTGGCCTCGATCGCCGAGCGGGAGCGGGTCACCCGCCATGACGTGAAGGCCCGGATCGAGGAGTTCAACGCCCTGGCCGGGCATGAGCACGTGCACAAGGGCATGACGTCGCGGGATCTGACCGAGAACGTCGAGCAGTTGCAGATCCGCGACAGCCTGCTGGTGGTGCGTGATCGGTGTGTGGCGTTGCTGGCGCGGCTGGGCGGGCTGGCGGCCGAGCATTCGGGCACGGTGATGGCGGGCCGGTCGCACAACGTGGCCGCGCAGTCGACCACGCTGGGCAAGCGTTTCGCCTCGGCGGCCGATGAGCTGCTGGTGGCCTTCGCCCGGTTGGAGGAGCTGATCGCCCGTTACCCGCTGCGCGGTATCAAGGGTCCGGTCGGCACCGCTCAGGACATGCTGGATCTGCTGGGCGGCGACCGGGGCAGGCTGGCGGAGCTGGAGGATCGGGTGGCCGGG comes from Streptosporangium roseum DSM 43021 and encodes:
- a CDS encoding efflux RND transporter permease subunit: MTALARLSLANRSLVIMIAVVLSAFGAFAIPSLKQQLLPSLSFPGAFVVAPYLGASPEIVEEQVTKPIEDSFQGIEGVTEVTSTSQEGMSQVQVAFEYGTDIDAAVAKMQQAVARIGTQLPDGVDPQVLAGGTDDIPVLVLAVGTGGDERAMADKLQRIVVPELQGIDGVREATVTGARDETVVITPDVKKLAARGLAPTAVTDALRANGQPVPAGSLVQDKASLTVQVGSRIASIEDLKNLYLIPAAPAQAQQAPAQAQAQQAAQQGRQMPGQQSAAAAQQRAQQAQRPVAAPKPVKLGEVAEVERSLATSTSLTRTNGEPSLGVSVTMTPDGNAVAISHAVNEKKAELVRAIGDSAQVTVVFDQAPYVERSIEDLTTEGLLGLVFAVLVILIFLLSVRSTLVTAVSIPLSVVIALIALWLGDYSLNMLTLGALTIAVGRVVDDSIVVLENIKRHLGYGEAKRDAVLAGVREVSGAVTASTLTTVAVFLPIAVVGGMVGQLFAPFAITVTVALLASLLVSLTVIPVLAYWFLKAPVLSAEQARVVREQAEAKELRSPLQRAYMPVLRFATKRRLVTVLVGVVIFVGTMGLAGRLETNFLDSSGQNTLSVTQKMPAGTDLATTDAAAKKVEEVLGSLKDVEGYQVNVGAGGGFMGATGGGGDRASYSVTVAEGADTAALESALRDRLKTLADIGEVTVGGAQGAPGGGSTNQLQVIVQAPDTATLQSAAEAVRGAMAGLDGLRDVSSNLQASGRRVEVQVDRRKAAAKGLTEAQIAQVVAQRFRGAPLGQITLDGRASDLILRLDEAPEDLKAIGALKLPSAAGEVELSDVAKVAKVDGPTQVTRIDGERSATVSGTATGSDLGSATAALTAKLEGLSLPAGAKFTIGGVSADQEEAFGQLGLAMLAAIAIVFMIMVATFRSFVQPLVLLVSVPFAATGAIGLLLATGTPLGVPALIGMLMLIGIVVTNAIVLIDLINQYREQGMGVVEAVIEGGRRRLRPILMTAVATIFALIPMALGLTGSGGFISQPLAIVVIGGLLSSTLLTLVLVPTLYVMLERTKERFGRGPRPGRHEAEVKVYDADELASAR